ATCTCTGCTGTTTCATCAGTTTCTTCTGTACGTTCAATTTCAGATAGTGTCTCAATAGTTGGTGTCTCGTTTTTGTGTTCATTGATATACTGATCTAAAGCAGCGGTATCCACAAGCTCATCCGTTTTAGCTTCTGCAGAAACAGGTTCTTCTAGTTCAGCTGCTTTTTCTTCGATCGATGCCGCTTTTGTTTCCGATTTTTCTTTTTTTATCTCTTCAATTGGATCTACAATCTTTTCTTCAGGTTGCTGTTCATTGAACATCGTCATTACGTGACCGATACTCATATCCTTTAATTCGGACCATTCGATATTTTCATTTTGTTCTTTATTTAAAAAATTAGAAGTATCATCTGATTTTTCATTAGAATCAGTTTTTTCATTAGGTGCTGTTTCCTCTTTGATTTGCTCTTTTTCAAAAGAATAACCGCATTCCGGACATACTTCCGCTTGCTTGTCTATCTCAGTTCCGCAATTCGGACATTGTTTCGTCATTCATTCCGCCTCACATTCTACACATTCGTAAATCTAATCTACCATAAAATCGCGTTTCTTCCAATATGTACTATCTAACTTTTTTGTTACGATTGTTTAAAAACAGCCCTTTCCGAAAGAAATCGAAAAGAGCTGTTCAAATTTTTAATAAAAACTTACTATTCTAGAAAATCTTTTAATTGTTTAGAACGAGAAGGATGACGTAGTTTGCGCAATGCTTTGGCTTCGATTTGACGAATCCGTTCGCGTGTTACACCAAAAACTTTACCAACTTCTTCCAATGTACGAGTACGTCCATCATCTAAACCAAAACGTAAACGTAATACATTTTCTTCACGGTCAGTTAATGTATCTAATACATCTTCCAATTGTTCTTTTAATAATTCATATGCTGCATGTTCTGCAGGACTTGTTGCATCTTGGTCCTCAATAAAATCTCCAAGATGAGAATCATCTTCTTCACCAATTGGTGTTTCCAATGAAACTGGCTCTTGTGCGATTTTTAAGATTTCACGGACTTTTTCAGTTGGTAAATCCATCTCAGCACCAATTTCTTCAGGTGTTGGTTCCCGACCCAAATCTTGTAACAATTGACGTTGTATTCGAATCAATTTATTGATTGTTTCCACCATATGCACCGGAATCCGAATCGTTCTAGCTTGGTCAGCGATCGCACGAGTGATTGCTTGACGAATCCACCAAGTTGCATATGTTGAAAATTTAAATCCTTTACGGTAATCAAATTTCTCAACAGCTTTCATCAGGCCCATATTTCCTTCTTGGATCAAATCAAGGAATTGCATGCCACGTCCTACATAACGTTTTGCAATGGAAACCACCAGACGTAAGTTAGCTTCTGCTAAACGTTGTTTAGCTTCTTGATCGCCTTCTTCAATTTTCAGGGCTAATTCTACTTCTTCTGCTGCTGTTAATAATTGAACACGTCCGATTTCTTTTAGATACATCCGAACAGGGTCATTGATTTTAACACCAGTCGGGGCAGATAAATCTTCCATTTGGGCTTTTTCAGCAACTTTTGCGTCTTTTTTAAGACTATGTTCACTTGGGTCACCATTCTCATCAACGACACTGATACCAGCATCTTCGACTTTTTGAATCAACTTTTCCATTTCGTCGGCATTCAATGTAAACGGTGTTGCTAATGTGTTTGTTAGATCATCATAAAAAACATTGCCTTTAGGCTTGTTTTCTTTGATAAAGGCTGCCAATGCAGCTGCATATTTTTTTTCTGTTTCTTTTTCCATGAAAGAAGGCCCCCTTCATTTTTCCATTCGGATAAATATATAAATAATAGTCAAATACGATATCTAAAAGTTGCTTTTAAGACACTGTACGACTTTTTTGCAATTGTCTTACTAAGCCGATCACTTCAATTGACAGTTCATCAACTAATGGTTTATTGCCTAGTCTCTCTGCTTCTTTTTTTTGCAGTTGTTTTTCAGCGATTTGATCTTCTAAACTAGAATTTTCAATCACTCTTATCACGTCAGTTATTTCTCTTTCAGAGCTTTCTTCTGAAATGGTTTGTAAAGAAATAGCGATTGCTAATTTTTTGATCGTTTCTTCTTTTAGATAGTCGATGAAATCAGCGAGCTGAAAATCAGAATGGATACTCATATAGCTATCTAGCAACAAGTAAAGTTCCTGATATTGATCATGAGCAAAACTAAATTCCGGTAACTGAACCAATTGATTTCGAATACTTTGTTCATTCATCAACCGATACAGTAATGTCCGTTCGGCTTTCTCCACCTTAGTGAGCGGAAGCTTATTTTGAACGGAAGGAGTACTCATTTCTTCAAGCATCTCAGGCGGTTCCAACATATCATCAATCTCATACGTTTGAGGAGGAGGTACACTTTGCGATTGTCTCTCTCTTCTTTTCGTAGAGCGCTGTTTTGTTTCTAGTTGTTTCAGCTGCTCTTCTAAAGAGTGAAATGATAGCTGAAATTCTTGCGCTAGTTGATTTAAATAGCGATCCCGCTCCAAGGGTGATTGGACTAGTATCAGTTCTTGTAGTAAATCATTTACATAATCCAGCTGTTCTTTCTCATTGTTCATGTTTCTAGTCAGGCGATGATAGTGCATTTTGAAACTAAATACAGTTTCTCGACCATGCAACGCTAACTCTCGGAAAGAGTCATTACCATACTTTCTTAGATACTCATCTGGATCCAATTTTTCAGGAATGCTGACAATACTCAATTGAAAGCGACTATGCTCACTCAATAAAGAAATAGCTCTATTGGTAGCTTCAACACCAGCAGTATCACCGTCATAGCAAACGACTAATTCTTTTGCTACTCGTTCAAGCTTGCGGATTTGCTCATTGGTCAAACTTGTTCCCATTGAAGCAACACCGCTAGTAATGCCTGCTTGCCAGGCTGCGATCACATCCATAAACCCTTCAAATAAGAAAACTGTATCCTCTTTGCGAATTTCTTTACGAGCTTTATCGAAGTTAAATAATGTGTCCCTTTTATTAAACAGGACCGTTTCCGGACTATTTAAATACTTGGGCATATCATCTCCTGGAAAATTTTCTGTTTTAAGCAATCGCCCTGAAAAAGCAATCACATTTCCACGATCATCAT
The DNA window shown above is from Enterococcus sp. 12C11_DIV0727 and carries:
- the dnaG gene encoding DNA primase, encoding MAQRIPQEVIEEVRQRTNIVDVVGQYVQLKKSGKNYMGLCPFHEERSPSFSVAEDKQIFHCFGCGKGGTVFNFLQEIEGISFPESVRRVAELEQIPVNIDWVNTTDSDTAENVHNRKLIELHKKAADLYHHVLMNTQIGEPALNYLLERGLTKELIETFKIGFAPQKRDFLSQVFQNETVAEQLSKESGLFIQRDNGEFLDRFYQRVMFPINDDRGNVIAFSGRLLKTENFPGDDMPKYLNSPETVLFNKRDTLFNFDKARKEIRKEDTVFLFEGFMDVIAAWQAGITSGVASMGTSLTNEQIRKLERVAKELVVCYDGDTAGVEATNRAISLLSEHSRFQLSIVSIPEKLDPDEYLRKYGNDSFRELALHGRETVFSFKMHYHRLTRNMNNEKEQLDYVNDLLQELILVQSPLERDRYLNQLAQEFQLSFHSLEEQLKQLETKQRSTKRRERQSQSVPPPQTYEIDDMLEPPEMLEEMSTPSVQNKLPLTKVEKAERTLLYRLMNEQSIRNQLVQLPEFSFAHDQYQELYLLLDSYMSIHSDFQLADFIDYLKEETIKKLAIAISLQTISEESSEREITDVIRVIENSSLEDQIAEKQLQKKEAERLGNKPLVDELSIEVIGLVRQLQKSRTVS
- the rpoD gene encoding RNA polymerase sigma factor RpoD, whose translation is MEKETEKKYAAALAAFIKENKPKGNVFYDDLTNTLATPFTLNADEMEKLIQKVEDAGISVVDENGDPSEHSLKKDAKVAEKAQMEDLSAPTGVKINDPVRMYLKEIGRVQLLTAAEEVELALKIEEGDQEAKQRLAEANLRLVVSIAKRYVGRGMQFLDLIQEGNMGLMKAVEKFDYRKGFKFSTYATWWIRQAITRAIADQARTIRIPVHMVETINKLIRIQRQLLQDLGREPTPEEIGAEMDLPTEKVREILKIAQEPVSLETPIGEEDDSHLGDFIEDQDATSPAEHAAYELLKEQLEDVLDTLTDREENVLRLRFGLDDGRTRTLEEVGKVFGVTRERIRQIEAKALRKLRHPSRSKQLKDFLE